The Virgibacillus phasianinus genome includes a window with the following:
- a CDS encoding VOC family protein, whose amino-acid sequence MNGKIYRVGTIYIPVRDPYKSASWYQKVLGAVVNFQDEQKTILDFANQSVFLVKAKADEKLNFTDANGYEHFTVTFEVNGEKELEDLHNTFKEGGVKIGDIEDRGHPGRNFIFYDLDGNKFDVWSELSPDYIKRYNID is encoded by the coding sequence ATGAACGGGAAAATATATCGGGTAGGTACCATTTACATTCCGGTTAGGGATCCATATAAATCAGCCAGTTGGTATCAGAAAGTACTTGGAGCCGTAGTAAATTTTCAAGATGAACAAAAAACAATATTAGATTTTGCAAACCAAAGTGTATTTCTGGTGAAAGCAAAAGCCGACGAAAAATTAAATTTCACTGATGCAAATGGTTACGAACATTTTACAGTCACATTTGAGGTTAATGGAGAAAAGGAATTAGAAGACTTACATAATACGTTCAAAGAAGGAGGGGTTAAAATTGGCGATATAGAAGATCGGGGACACCCAGGGCGAAACTTTATATTTTATGACCTGGATGGCAACAAATTCGATGTGTGGAGTGAATTGAGTCCCGATTATATAAAAAGGTATAATATCGACTAA
- a CDS encoding cytochrome P450 family protein, whose amino-acid sequence MNSIESVKNTMFTKAFTQNPYPAYEKLREEEPIPYVLLPDGEYAWMITRYKDAVEALKDQRFIKDFTKLSDNGDMDHSSVFSQNMLFADMPDHKRLRGLVSKAFTPQMIAGLRGRIQEITDDLLDEVEGKDNINLIDEFAFPLPIIVICEMLGIPTEDRNKFRVWSNSMIEGSNGEYAKDIQQHMNDFVQYLGKRFATVRENPGEDLISKLIISEEQGDQLTEQELYGVVSLLIIAGHETTVNLIGNSVMALLEHPEQFELLKSQPELINTAIEETLRFNDPVEFSTSRWAGENLEFKGSPMKKGDLVIIVLNSANHDPNQFADPEVFDITRQKSRHLAFGKGIHACLGAPLARLEGEIAINSLIKRFPSIKMNADKNELDWRSGMIVRGVRELPISL is encoded by the coding sequence ATGAATTCAATTGAATCAGTAAAAAATACTATGTTTACGAAAGCGTTTACGCAAAACCCATATCCTGCTTATGAAAAATTAAGAGAAGAAGAACCCATCCCTTATGTATTGTTACCAGATGGTGAATATGCATGGATGATAACGAGATATAAGGATGCGGTTGAGGCCTTAAAAGATCAGCGGTTCATTAAGGATTTTACCAAGCTCAGTGATAACGGTGATATGGATCACAGCAGTGTTTTTAGTCAAAACATGCTGTTTGCTGATATGCCAGACCATAAACGTTTAAGAGGTCTAGTTTCAAAGGCATTCACGCCGCAAATGATTGCGGGATTAAGAGGAAGGATCCAGGAAATTACTGACGACCTTCTTGATGAAGTTGAGGGTAAGGATAACATCAATCTGATTGATGAGTTTGCCTTTCCGCTGCCAATCATTGTTATCTGTGAAATGCTGGGAATACCGACTGAAGACCGGAATAAATTTCGCGTTTGGTCGAATTCAATGATTGAGGGATCGAATGGTGAATATGCAAAGGACATTCAACAACACATGAATGATTTCGTTCAGTATCTTGGGAAGAGATTTGCGACAGTTCGGGAAAATCCTGGAGAAGATTTAATCAGTAAATTAATCATTTCCGAAGAACAAGGGGATCAGCTGACAGAACAGGAATTATATGGCGTTGTGTCACTCTTAATTATTGCTGGCCATGAAACAACAGTTAACTTAATCGGAAATAGTGTGATGGCTTTGCTTGAGCACCCTGAACAGTTTGAGTTGCTAAAAAGTCAGCCGGAGTTAATCAATACTGCTATTGAGGAAACACTTCGCTTTAATGACCCAGTCGAGTTCAGTACTTCCCGTTGGGCCGGAGAGAATCTTGAATTTAAAGGGAGCCCGATGAAAAAAGGTGATCTGGTTATCATCGTTTTAAACTCAGCGAACCATGATCCAAACCAATTTGCAGACCCTGAAGTGTTTGACATTACCAGGCAAAAAAGCAGGCACTTAGCGTTCGGAAAAGGTATTCATGCTTGTTTAGGTGCACCACTCGCTCGTTTGGAGGGTGAGATTGCCATCAACAGTTTAATCAAACGGTTTCCTTCTATTAAAATGAACGCCGATAAAAATGAGCTTGATTGGCGATCAGGTATGATTGTCAGAGGGGTCAGAGAACTTCCGATTTCATTATAA
- a CDS encoding GNAT family N-acetyltransferase, giving the protein MEKLEIQEITQEFHGEAKHLILEGMKERFGFIDYSLNPDLNNIYEHYTMNGHLFLIGFLEETMVGTGALTKECSTIGRIERMSVGRPYRRKGIAQRMLDQLEGQAIKLGYSKIVLETNQEWHSAIAFYKKNGFVFDYHEGERIHFFKLT; this is encoded by the coding sequence ATGGAGAAACTTGAGATACAGGAGATAACGCAGGAATTTCATGGCGAAGCAAAACACCTAATATTAGAAGGCATGAAAGAACGCTTTGGTTTTATTGATTATTCACTTAACCCTGATTTAAACAACATTTACGAGCACTATACAATGAATGGCCATCTCTTTCTTATCGGATTCTTAGAAGAAACAATGGTCGGTACGGGAGCATTAACAAAGGAATGTTCTACGATTGGCAGGATCGAGCGCATGTCAGTTGGAAGACCATACCGCAGAAAGGGAATTGCCCAAAGAATGCTTGATCAGCTTGAAGGCCAAGCAATAAAATTGGGATATTCAAAAATTGTTTTGGAAACGAATCAGGAATGGCACAGTGCTATTGCATTTTATAAGAAAAATGGATTTGTGTTTGATTACCATGAAGGTGAACGGATTCACTTTTTTAAACTAACTTAG
- a CDS encoding GNAT family N-acetyltransferase translates to MTVTLLPMTQDDFAHYTSKSIQSYASEKVEAGTWTKEEAPEKSEKEFERLLPEGLDSEYQNLFAITKVDNDKKVGWLWYHFKPENPQKEAFIYDFLIFDEYQGQGYGKAALKALDDYALANGIEKISLHVFAHNKRAIHLYEKLNYEAKDLIMSKWLNEE, encoded by the coding sequence ATGACAGTTACACTACTTCCAATGACCCAAGATGATTTTGCTCATTACACATCGAAAAGCATACAGAGCTATGCAAGTGAAAAAGTAGAGGCAGGAACGTGGACAAAAGAGGAAGCACCAGAAAAGTCGGAAAAGGAATTTGAGAGATTATTGCCCGAGGGATTGGATAGTGAATATCAAAATCTATTTGCTATCACAAAAGTAGATAACGATAAAAAGGTTGGATGGTTATGGTATCACTTTAAACCAGAAAACCCGCAAAAAGAAGCCTTTATCTATGATTTTCTTATTTTTGACGAATATCAGGGTCAGGGATATGGGAAAGCAGCTTTAAAGGCGCTGGATGATTACGCGCTAGCCAATGGTATAGAAAAGATATCCTTGCATGTATTCGCCCATAATAAACGCGCTATCCACCTATATGAGAAACTTAATTACGAAGCAAAAGATCTGATTATGTCAAAATGGTTGAATGAAGAATAA
- a CDS encoding LytR/AlgR family response regulator transcription factor, protein MMSSKKLKVIIIDDELYSREELKHLLSNHPSIMIVAEAESGEKGLEKSLTLKPDILFVDIEMSDMSGMEMVAALDNMKNPPKVVFATAYSDYAVKAFRYGAVDYLLKPFSDEEVAETVQRLEKIVFVSDEKRVNKEKPNGKLAVEEDGKIVYLTPQDVIYCNHQQRETVIHTKQHTYHVKSTLKELEVKLAGYSFYRTHKSFLVNLKEVEQLIPWFNGAYELKLNNLEEKIPVSRNYVKTLREQLEL, encoded by the coding sequence ATGATGTCCAGTAAGAAACTAAAGGTTATTATAATAGATGATGAATTATACAGTCGGGAAGAATTAAAGCATTTGTTATCAAATCACCCTTCGATAATGATTGTTGCCGAGGCGGAGTCAGGTGAAAAAGGTCTTGAAAAATCATTAACCCTTAAGCCAGATATTTTATTCGTCGATATTGAAATGTCTGATATGTCTGGGATGGAAATGGTTGCTGCCCTTGATAATATGAAAAATCCACCTAAAGTAGTTTTCGCCACCGCTTATTCAGATTACGCGGTAAAAGCCTTTCGGTACGGGGCTGTCGACTATTTACTAAAACCATTTTCTGATGAAGAAGTAGCAGAAACTGTGCAAAGGTTAGAGAAAATAGTATTTGTTTCTGATGAAAAACGAGTAAATAAAGAAAAACCAAATGGCAAACTTGCGGTTGAAGAAGACGGGAAAATTGTATATCTGACTCCCCAGGATGTTATTTACTGTAATCATCAGCAACGGGAAACGGTTATACATACAAAGCAACATACTTACCATGTAAAATCAACATTAAAAGAGTTGGAGGTTAAGCTTGCAGGATATTCATTTTATCGAACACACAAAAGCTTTCTCGTGAATTTAAAAGAAGTTGAACAACTAATTCCATGGTTTAATGGGGCCTATGAGCTAAAGTTGAACAATTTGGAAGAGAAAATTCCTGTAAGTAGAAACTATGTTAAAACTCTTCGAGAACAGTTGGAACTATAA
- a CDS encoding DUF4064 domain-containing protein, with the protein MKRTGEVTLGIIGAFFYAFFAIIGAVMVWVENNREQVESFFREAAAQDPSASISMTDLNDALDAVGNSGLILTIISVVAIILGIISMIFLKGNKKPKAAGIILIVTAVVVAFISYGAGIIAGIFYLIAGIMALARKPKTIIYE; encoded by the coding sequence TTGAAACGAACTGGAGAAGTTACTTTAGGAATAATTGGAGCATTTTTCTATGCTTTCTTTGCGATTATTGGTGCCGTAATGGTTTGGGTGGAAAATAACAGAGAACAAGTTGAAAGTTTCTTTAGGGAAGCAGCTGCTCAGGACCCTAGTGCATCCATTTCCATGACAGATTTAAACGATGCGCTGGATGCAGTGGGTAATAGTGGATTAATACTTACGATTATCTCTGTTGTAGCCATTATATTGGGAATTATTTCGATGATTTTCCTAAAAGGAAATAAAAAACCTAAAGCAGCGGGAATTATACTTATTGTAACCGCAGTTGTTGTGGCATTTATTAGTTATGGTGCCGGAATAATAGCGGGAATCTTTTACTTGATCGCCGGAATTATGGCTCTTGCCCGTAAGCCAAAAACCATTATCTATGAATAG
- a CDS encoding methyltransferase domain-containing protein — translation MTINFHDQGNKHSYTNRRADGSWLALMRNTVNTAHINHAADIGCGGGIYSKALADLRIKSVTGVDFSKAMIDGARLNCRNYEQLNFQLGNANKTGLPSGKFDLILERALIHHLHDLKSCFNEAYRLLNDGGTFVVQDRTPKDCLLQGSSTHIRGYIFSKFPHLAELEIKRRHEGEVVKNNLQSAGFSNMEEMKLWETRRIYSSKRELLADIRSRNGRSILHELTNYELEELITFIDDKLDEKEIVEKDRWTVWKATKEHSGE, via the coding sequence GTGACGATTAATTTTCATGATCAAGGTAATAAGCATAGCTACACCAATAGAAGAGCCGATGGAAGCTGGTTAGCTTTGATGAGGAATACTGTGAATACAGCACATATTAACCATGCAGCGGACATTGGATGTGGTGGCGGGATTTATTCCAAGGCATTGGCAGACCTTAGAATCAAATCGGTAACAGGAGTAGATTTTTCTAAAGCAATGATTGATGGTGCCAGATTGAATTGCAGAAATTACGAACAACTGAATTTTCAGCTCGGAAATGCGAATAAAACGGGGTTGCCTAGTGGAAAATTTGATTTAATTTTAGAAAGAGCTTTAATCCATCATTTGCATGACTTGAAATCCTGTTTTAACGAAGCATACCGATTGTTAAACGATGGCGGTACTTTTGTTGTTCAGGACCGGACGCCAAAGGACTGCTTACTCCAGGGATCCAGTACCCATATTAGAGGGTATATTTTTTCTAAGTTTCCGCATCTAGCGGAACTCGAAATAAAAAGACGGCACGAAGGTGAAGTGGTTAAAAATAATTTACAATCGGCCGGATTTAGTAATATGGAGGAAATGAAGCTGTGGGAGACACGACGAATTTATTCATCCAAAAGGGAATTATTGGCTGATATTCGCTCAAGAAACGGCCGCTCTATATTACATGAATTAACTAACTATGAATTAGAGGAGCTAATTACATTTATAGATGATAAACTTGATGAAAAGGAAATTGTCGAAAAAGATCGCTGGACCGTTTGGAAAGCGACTAAAGAACATAGCGGGGAATGA
- a CDS encoding GNAT family N-acetyltransferase, translating to MEIKLLTATDAENYWNLRLEALKQCPEAFATSYEEAISRKNPIEQVAQNLDVKGNYTFGAFENNTLMGMVTLMKERHQKLQHRANIFAMYVTPKKQGKGIGKSLLQEVIETAKLTDEIEKLNLTVVKTNKKAKQLYSTLGFQTFGLEEKALKINGSYYDEEYMALVIK from the coding sequence TTGGAGATTAAACTGTTAACAGCAACCGATGCAGAAAATTATTGGAATTTAAGGTTAGAGGCACTGAAGCAATGCCCGGAAGCATTTGCAACAAGTTATGAAGAGGCAATTAGTAGAAAAAATCCGATTGAACAAGTAGCTCAAAATTTGGATGTGAAAGGTAATTACACATTTGGTGCATTTGAAAATAATACCTTGATGGGGATGGTTACATTAATGAAGGAAAGGCATCAAAAGCTGCAACATCGAGCAAACATTTTTGCCATGTATGTGACACCCAAAAAACAGGGGAAGGGCATCGGCAAATCCTTACTTCAAGAGGTTATAGAAACCGCTAAATTAACCGATGAAATTGAAAAATTAAATTTAACCGTGGTAAAAACAAATAAGAAGGCAAAGCAGCTCTATTCGACATTGGGATTTCAAACATTTGGCTTGGAAGAAAAAGCGCTAAAGATTAATGGTTCGTATTATGATGAAGAGTATATGGCTTTGGTAATTAAATAA
- a CDS encoding SDR family oxidoreductase, producing MENMTGKTIIITGASSGIGEATAARFANEGANVVLAARRMDRLEELKNRIDGGAGSVAIKKTDVTSREQVQELAEFTIKEFGQIDVLFNNAGLMPLSLMKNTKVDEWDKMVDVNIKGVLNGLAAVLPHMLERNSGHILTTSSVAGHEINPGSAVYSGTKFAVRIIMEGLGKEVAESNVRTTSISPGAVQTELTETITDEEILFNMKKRGGSMTPLNSDDIAEAVFYAVNQPENVDVNEIIVRPANQG from the coding sequence ATGGAAAATATGACAGGAAAAACAATAATAATTACCGGTGCAAGCAGCGGGATTGGTGAAGCAACTGCAGCAAGGTTTGCAAATGAAGGTGCCAATGTTGTCCTTGCCGCACGCAGAATGGATCGGCTTGAGGAATTGAAAAACAGAATCGATGGTGGAGCAGGCAGTGTCGCCATTAAAAAAACGGATGTTACATCGCGGGAACAAGTGCAGGAACTTGCTGAGTTTACCATAAAAGAGTTTGGACAAATAGATGTTCTATTTAATAATGCCGGGTTAATGCCGCTATCCCTTATGAAAAATACGAAGGTAGATGAATGGGATAAAATGGTTGATGTGAATATCAAAGGTGTACTTAATGGTTTAGCGGCAGTTCTTCCGCATATGCTGGAACGTAACTCGGGCCATATTCTAACAACTTCTTCTGTTGCAGGGCATGAAATAAATCCAGGAAGTGCAGTTTATTCAGGAACCAAGTTTGCTGTTCGGATAATTATGGAAGGTTTAGGTAAAGAGGTAGCGGAAAGCAATGTACGAACCACCTCTATTTCACCCGGAGCGGTTCAAACAGAATTAACAGAAACGATTACGGATGAAGAAATCCTTTTCAATATGAAAAAACGCGGTGGATCAATGACCCCGCTAAACAGTGATGATATTGCTGAAGCTGTTTTCTATGCTGTAAATCAGCCGGAAAATGTCGATGTAAATGAAATAATTGTTCGTCCTGCTAATCAAGGATAA
- a CDS encoding DUF6241 domain-containing protein: MKRTIIIIACATVVLGLVAWGTYSFLSNGMNVENASAAKEKEEAIKGLKDNREKIDGTITEKDLTAFREKGLNPFGESTKMTELNDYIYQEYIHGMSHQKVQASKKWGFYEIHSSRIEWLLAGLAEVDLDHEDIYRDILGKWQKGNFSNVDDDHNTIWMLQDGTVGKATGVLSTEEEQAYLNANTD, encoded by the coding sequence ATGAAAAGAACGATAATTATTATTGCATGTGCTACTGTAGTACTTGGATTGGTGGCATGGGGAACCTATAGTTTTCTATCAAATGGAATGAATGTGGAAAATGCCTCAGCAGCTAAAGAAAAAGAGGAAGCAATTAAGGGGCTCAAAGATAATAGAGAAAAGATAGATGGAACAATTACCGAAAAAGATCTAACAGCTTTTCGGGAAAAGGGTCTGAATCCGTTTGGCGAATCGACTAAAATGACCGAACTGAATGATTATATATACCAGGAGTATATTCATGGGATGTCTCATCAAAAGGTGCAGGCCAGTAAAAAATGGGGGTTCTATGAAATCCACTCGAGCCGAATAGAATGGTTGTTAGCCGGATTGGCTGAAGTGGACCTGGACCATGAGGATATATACCGTGATATTTTGGGGAAGTGGCAAAAAGGAAACTTTTCCAATGTGGACGATGATCATAATACTATTTGGATGTTGCAGGATGGAACTGTAGGAAAGGCGACAGGTGTACTTAGTACGGAAGAAGAACAGGCATATCTAAATGCTAATACCGATTGA
- a CDS encoding carbon starvation CstA family protein yields MVTFLVSIALLIVGYFTYGKYVEKVFGSNTNRRTPAYSMADDVDYVPMNTKKNSLIQLLNIAGVGPIFGPILGALYGPVAFLWIVLGAIFAGAVHDYLTGMISIRNRGAHLPELAGKFLGKGMKHVVNAFSVLLLLLVGTVFVTAPATLLHDLASNWVGLGVIVAAIFIYYIMATILPVDKIIGKVYPLFGALLLISAAGVGIGLIVTGAPIPEMNLTNMHPDNLPIFPLLFLTVSCGALSGFHATQSPIISRTTENESQGRKIFYGMMIAEAIIAMIWAAAAMSLFSGNELNEILAAGGPAAVVSEVSIRMLGAIGGTLAILGVIVLPITSGDTSFRGLRMIVADYFKIGQKKVLNRIWIIVPFFALSFALTKIDFNLLWRYFSWANQSTAMIALWVGAMYLMLAKKNYWIAFIPAVFITMATMSYIFYAEIGFGLPINISYVVAAVITTVIIGLFYRSANKQKQKTIALDDGMDKVA; encoded by the coding sequence ATGGTAACTTTTTTAGTATCAATTGCACTGCTTATTGTGGGGTATTTCACATACGGTAAATATGTAGAGAAGGTATTTGGTTCTAATACAAATCGCAGAACGCCAGCCTACAGTATGGCCGACGATGTTGACTATGTGCCAATGAATACCAAGAAGAATTCACTAATCCAGTTATTAAACATTGCCGGCGTTGGTCCGATATTTGGTCCAATATTAGGTGCGTTATACGGACCGGTTGCGTTTTTATGGATTGTGCTTGGAGCTATTTTTGCAGGGGCAGTTCATGATTATTTAACAGGTATGATTTCGATTAGAAACCGGGGAGCGCATTTACCTGAATTGGCAGGTAAATTTCTTGGCAAGGGCATGAAACATGTGGTAAATGCTTTTTCGGTATTATTATTACTATTAGTTGGAACCGTTTTCGTCACTGCTCCAGCGACACTGCTTCACGATTTGGCATCAAATTGGGTTGGCCTGGGTGTTATCGTGGCAGCTATTTTCATCTATTATATTATGGCAACGATATTGCCAGTTGATAAAATCATCGGTAAAGTGTATCCACTGTTTGGCGCATTATTATTAATTAGTGCAGCGGGTGTTGGAATAGGCTTAATCGTAACAGGTGCACCAATTCCTGAAATGAACCTGACAAACATGCACCCAGATAATCTGCCAATTTTCCCACTGTTATTTTTAACAGTTTCATGCGGAGCCTTATCAGGATTCCATGCAACACAATCACCAATCATCTCCCGTACTACAGAAAATGAAAGTCAAGGACGTAAAATATTCTACGGCATGATGATTGCTGAGGCAATTATTGCTATGATTTGGGCAGCTGCTGCAATGAGCTTATTCAGTGGCAATGAATTAAATGAAATCTTAGCGGCTGGTGGTCCAGCGGCGGTTGTAAGTGAAGTGTCGATTAGAATGTTAGGTGCAATAGGTGGAACATTAGCTATTTTAGGTGTTATTGTTTTACCGATTACATCCGGAGACACCTCTTTCCGTGGCTTGCGGATGATTGTAGCAGATTATTTTAAAATAGGTCAAAAGAAAGTACTAAATCGTATTTGGATTATCGTACCATTTTTCGCCTTGTCATTTGCCTTAACCAAAATTGACTTTAATCTATTATGGCGTTACTTCTCATGGGCAAATCAATCGACAGCAATGATTGCACTTTGGGTAGGGGCAATGTATTTAATGCTGGCGAAGAAAAATTACTGGATAGCTTTTATACCAGCAGTATTTATTACCATGGCAACAATGTCCTATATCTTTTATGCGGAAATTGGATTTGGACTGCCGATTAATATTTCCTATGTAGTAGCGGCTGTCATAACCACAGTAATTATAGGACTGTTTTACCGCTCAGCAAACAAACAAAAACAAAAAACCATCGCTCTCGATGACGGAATGGATAAAGTAGCATAA
- the putP gene encoding sodium/proline symporter PutP, whose translation MEVGVFISLGIYMVGMLLIGYYSYRKTKNLSDYMLGGRGLGPAVTALSAGASDMSGWMVMGLPGAMYMTGLASAWLAIGLTIGAYVNYLILAPRLRTYTEVAQDSITIPDYLENRFFDSSNVLRLVSGIFILIFFALYACAGMVSGGKLFESAFGLDYHIGLFLTVAVIVAYTLFGGFLAVSMTDFVQGVIMFVALILVPIVALTNVGGTETMLDDIRQIDPSLLDFFKGTSVLGIISFLAWGLGYFGQPHIIVRFMAISSVKELKTARRIGIGWMIISIIGAMLVGLIGVSYFSDKPDMLGDPETVLIVFAEVLFNPYITGFILAAILAAIMSTVSSQLLVTSSAVTEDFYRTFFRRNASDKELVLVGRLAVLGVAIVALILAYTPNDTILGLVGNAWAGFGAVFGPVVLLSLYWKRMTKWGALAGMIAGGITVIVWLSIPGLSDWLYEIIPGFILSLLAVIVVSNMTKNPEKQVQEQFEQMEQKMKE comes from the coding sequence GTGGAAGTAGGAGTATTTATATCGCTCGGCATTTATATGGTCGGCATGTTATTAATAGGTTACTATTCTTATAGAAAAACAAAAAATTTATCAGATTATATGTTGGGTGGACGCGGCTTAGGACCAGCGGTAACAGCTTTATCAGCTGGTGCATCTGACATGAGTGGCTGGATGGTAATGGGCTTGCCAGGTGCAATGTATATGACTGGACTTGCCAGTGCATGGCTTGCAATTGGTCTTACTATTGGAGCTTATGTAAACTATCTAATATTGGCACCTAGACTGAGAACGTACACGGAGGTTGCCCAGGATTCCATAACGATCCCGGATTATTTAGAAAATCGTTTTTTTGATTCATCTAATGTGTTAAGACTTGTTTCCGGAATTTTTATTCTTATCTTTTTTGCCTTGTATGCATGTGCGGGTATGGTATCAGGCGGTAAATTATTTGAAAGTGCATTTGGCCTGGATTATCATATCGGTCTATTCCTTACTGTAGCGGTTATCGTTGCATATACACTTTTCGGCGGTTTTCTTGCCGTAAGTATGACTGACTTTGTACAAGGTGTTATCATGTTTGTCGCATTGATATTGGTTCCAATCGTTGCCTTAACAAACGTTGGTGGAACAGAAACAATGCTCGATGATATTCGTCAAATTGATCCATCATTACTGGATTTCTTCAAAGGTACATCTGTCCTTGGTATTATCTCATTCTTGGCATGGGGCCTCGGATATTTTGGACAGCCTCATATTATCGTCCGTTTTATGGCAATCAGCTCTGTGAAAGAATTGAAAACTGCCCGCCGTATTGGAATTGGTTGGATGATCATATCCATTATTGGCGCGATGCTAGTTGGTCTAATTGGGGTTTCATACTTCTCAGATAAACCGGATATGCTTGGCGATCCGGAAACCGTTCTTATCGTTTTCGCAGAAGTATTATTCAATCCATATATAACTGGCTTCATTCTGGCCGCGATTCTGGCTGCGATTATGAGTACAGTTTCTTCACAACTTCTTGTAACATCAAGTGCGGTTACAGAGGATTTCTACAGAACGTTCTTTAGAAGAAATGCATCAGACAAAGAACTTGTTTTAGTTGGTCGATTAGCAGTACTTGGTGTAGCAATTGTCGCTCTAATTCTTGCATATACACCTAATGATACAATCCTTGGACTTGTAGGTAATGCTTGGGCTGGATTTGGTGCGGTATTTGGACCAGTTGTCTTGTTAAGTCTTTATTGGAAACGCATGACCAAGTGGGGAGCACTCGCCGGAATGATTGCTGGTGGAATCACAGTAATTGTTTGGCTATCAATTCCGGGATTATCTGACTGGCTTTATGAAATAATCCCTGGATTTATCTTAAGTCTACTAGCCGTTATCGTTGTCAGCAACATGACAAAGAACCCAGAAAAGCAAGTTCAAGAACAATTTGAACAAATGGAACAGAAAATGAAAGAGTAA
- a CDS encoding DinB family protein codes for MEFKVKEIENYSPQIGHLVSMMNYVRLTTLQAVKGLTTEQLDFLPTENSNSIGALLLHMAAVEFGFQLETFDERKPNKQEGMEWGAAYELGDQGRNEINGNPLEYYLNKLETVRNRTLSEFQKRDDDWLYSSCTWEGFQANNYFIWFHTFEDEINHRGQIRIQRKLLPK; via the coding sequence ATGGAATTTAAAGTAAAGGAAATAGAAAATTATTCGCCACAAATAGGGCATTTAGTCAGCATGATGAATTATGTCAGATTAACAACGTTACAAGCTGTGAAGGGATTAACTACTGAGCAATTAGATTTTCTTCCAACTGAAAATAGTAATTCAATCGGCGCTCTTTTACTTCATATGGCCGCAGTAGAATTTGGCTTTCAACTTGAAACATTTGATGAAAGAAAACCAAATAAACAGGAAGGCATGGAATGGGGAGCGGCTTATGAACTTGGTGATCAAGGAAGAAATGAAATCAATGGCAACCCCCTTGAATATTACCTAAATAAATTAGAAACCGTTCGAAATAGAACACTAAGCGAATTTCAAAAACGGGATGATGATTGGCTGTATTCCAGTTGTACGTGGGAGGGTTTTCAAGCAAATAACTATTTCATCTGGTTTCATACCTTTGAAGATGAAATCAACCATCGGGGACAAATACGAATTCAGCGGAAGTTGCTGCCAAAATAG